CAAATATTATTTTCTGCCTGCCCAAAGCCAGAACACTCATACAGTATTTTCAACAGCATACGTTATATTCACAAGCAAATGACATTTCTCAAAAGGGACATCAGATCAGATCTGTAATTCAAAACTGATCCAAATCTGAGTGATGGAGATTTGTCCAAGGTACCAAATTTAAAGCATCACTATAATCAGACCTTATAAATGACtttattataaagaataaaaaaggtgTGCAGGTGGTAATGCCTGATAATGCAGTGATGGAGACCCCCCCCGGACACAATCCCTTAAATTTGAGCAAATGACGTGTCTCTAAGGAAAGTGTATTGGTAATCACTTTGTTACTTACAACTGAGGAAATAGACGGTAATAAGGTTTTGACgagattacacacaaacaccgaGCACAGGACCAGCAGCCAGTTGTACCCAACGTCAGCCATGTTCTTTGTTTATGAAGCTTTGAGAGATCCGGCGGCAACTAGGACCTCGTGCGAAGGTCGGGCGACGCCAAACCGGAAGTGTGCGGTTTTTCTTCGGCTCTTCCTTCCAAGCTAAATGCGGCTCTTTTTTATATAACGTAATCAAATCATGTACATTCTTCCCAGCTCGAACAAGTAAAGGCTGTACAACTGAAGTACATTAATCACAGAGGTTATGTTAtgtcataataataaaagatcATTAAATCCCGCCCCAAATGTCCCTGACGCTATTTTGACGCCATCTTGGGCAGGTCAATAGGGTCACTTCCTGGCACTTTTAGATTCATCAAATGATAATAAACCTAGGAGTCACTTTTTAAAGACGAAACCTTTGGAAACAAATAGGacttttttgtatgtatttaatgtaCAAACCCAATCCGAAAAGTTTTGACTGTAAAATCTGAAACTGAAAATTTGTTGATAATACAACATCGAAGACATAtccaatgtttaaactgagaaaaattaccatttaaagaaagaaatacgaTATTTAAACAGAGCCATGATAACCACTGTGTAGCTTCCCCTTCTTCTTTGTCCTTCTTGCTTGATTTATGGGAGAGAAATGTTAtcccatttgtgtctgatacacgattcagtcctgggtcttctttgttgtacttttcatttcatgataagccaaatgttttcatgtggtgaaagatctggactgtaGCCGGGCAGCAcacagactcttctactatgaagccatTCTGTTTTAATAGATGCAGTTTAGAATTGTGTTGCTGAAACATTCAAAGCCTTCCCTgaatgttgctctaaaacctggaTTTATGTTTCAGCAGTGATGGTGCCTTTCAAGCTGCCCATGCCATATAGGCACTAATGTACttccataccatcagagatgcagaccTTTGAACCGAGTACTGATAATAAGCCATAttatccctctcctctttagtttGGAGAATGCAGCATCCAtggtttttttaaaccacaggAAATCACTGCAATTCAAATTGAACAGGATTTAAAGACAAAGAATagcaaaattaaatgaataaataattgcatAATAATAGGTGAattgtaaatgttaaatgtaaaacttgCTGTTTCATATTGAAATGCTACATAAATACTACTTTTAAATGCTTAAGTAAGAAATAATCAAGAATATTTTACAcgtttgaaaaacaaaacaatttaaaaagaaatcaccCACTTGAAGTCActcaagatatatatatatatatatatatatatatatatatatatatatatatatatatatatatatatatatataaataatacatttttgtgtgaTTGGTTATGGTCATTTTACATGATAAATTGATCATTTATAAAAACCCTATGAGGTGGCTGTGATTTTCTATTTGACCACTGGATGGCGTGCAGTgactttaattcttaaaaaatacATTGCATTTCTGCTGAAGACCTTCAAAccatttatcatcatcaatcTGTTACATTTTACCTTTTAAATTTGACTTCcacacatccatacacacaGCACGAGGGTGTTAGATTGCACTGTCATTAacacaaataatacattatacaataaactattaaattttttatgatGTATAATTTACAAAAACCTTCAGGACCTTCAAAAAACCTTAGAATGTTCTTCACTGAGTGTTTTTTACCCTGTATTTTACAGGTATATAATGCCTTTCCATGACTGGGTGAGCTACTTCCTGATAATTTTCTACAAATTTCAACTTTGGAGTGGTGAaatgctaaagagctctgaccttaactcAACTTCACATcatttggatgaattggaatgctgactgcaccccaggcatcctcaccctacatcagtacctcattGTACTGATgtcattgtggctgaatgaatccaAATCTCCACATCAACAACAAATAGGAACTTACTATGTAATCAGACGTTTAAGAAAAGCACattaaatcttatttttatttgtccaCAAACCTAAAcggtactgtatatatacagtctgTAAGAATActggattttgattggctggaagatgTGTCAATATAATCACTGTTCTAATTAACAAGTAACATTACCTTATGTTCAGCCATATTTGCATCCATAGACTAATAAAAGTGGTTTTGCATGGCTACATTGATTAAGCTAACACAATGTAACAAAACAGTTGCATATTGTATGTAACTTTTCAAATAAATGATATTTACGGTTTCATTACCATTTATAGACAGAGAGCAGtcgttttgtttttacactcaGTGACATAATATCACtaatacaatattaaataaattcattttcatAAATGCTATATATTGTTTGTGCTGTATGGGATTAACCCTGAGAAAgatcataaaatgtttttttttgtcatgtttgcTGTTTATTTCATTGCTAACAAGACCTTGATAcatacaacattttgtttattcagcCTGTCAATATGATAATAGAGATTTTACTTCTAAACAGTTAAAAAGGGTCACATCTGTGGTTCTGCATAAAACATTGGGGCTCCGCTAATGAACAGTGTTACAGTAGTGCAACACACAACCCTACCAATTGCATTAATGAGTGAGAAAATCACAGATGtcgaaaaatgaataaaagaaccCATAGGGCGAGTTAGATagacaaaagaaacatttacaattCAAGCTGTTAATTCTTAAACTGCATTTAAATGCTTTGAGTTGAAGAGCTATGCTAGCCTCAAATATTAATATACCCTTTTGCAACACAACAAACTACTCCCTGATAAATTTGGCACAAAGGCAAGCAAGGTAGGACTAGTAAGGACACTTAGGTGAGCTACAATAAAGGTTGGATAGTAATCATTTAACTGAGGCCACATGGTAAGGTGGTGCTATATTACTGGTGATGAGGATTGTGCCGACTAATCATATTTGTTCGCACATTATATCGAGGGTTAAAAGCAATTCAGAAGTATGAGAAATAAGTTACAGTTACAACTCATTCAAATGCATAATCAAGATCGAACTTAATGGCAGTGCCACTTCTCAAAATGTTCCTTTGGATTTTTGAGATGGATCATTTGTATATTCAATTTCATGTAAATCATTTTGGATTTGTTGGggatttatatagattttatcCCCTAACATTCCTGTAACATATGCCATCATTTCAATTTCCCTTTTAGAGTCAGATGTTGGGCAGATGGTGGTCATACTTGGGCTTGTGTTTGTTCTTTAGCTCGGGTGCCGGGGAAACGGTGCTGCTGGTAAGTTGAGGCAAATACTGGGCCTGGAAAATcaaaaattaacattttctgaatgaaaagaaatttcaagatatgaaaaaaggaaaacaagccCTGCTGAGAAACACAAGCAAACCCTCACAGAATTTGTAACAATTTATAATGGGAAGTATATTGGGTTTAATGGTCCCTGAGGGTTTCTAAAATAATTTGCTGACTTCTATTGGTGGCATGCTCTGTCTAAAGATACACCTAAGGCCTAATAGGACACTTTTGGCTTTTTGTAGATCTGTACAGGTCTCAGCATTAAGCATCCATATTCCAATATTCtaataatattctaatattctaattttttgtctgaatagttatatatatataataagattAAATGTCGTACAATCTaattcattcaattcatttacattttcacaatggacattgtctcaaagcagctttgaagaataaattatagaacaaaattcaCTAGAAAAACACAGTACTTATTGGAAACCAATtggtaatggttttaatggatAACAGCTCCCAGGTTGTAATTTGTAGTCGAAATTATTAGAATgtcaatgtttttattgtagttTTCAGCAGGGATAATATGGGAGCCATTGTTTTCTATCTCTACACAACACCTCTCAGTTCTGGTcttacagtttttttaaatacattatttctaatatttataaTGGTATTACAAATAGGATATTTTATACGAAGATAACTGATGAAAGTAGGCCTGAATACTCTGTTATAATATCTGTTATAAGCCATTATTTATTGGTTGTACTTTTATGGTTGCAATACTCATGTTCATAAATTGATTGAATGTAATgaagaaggtaaaaaaaaccttttttatctATCTTGAAAAATGTGCATATTACTTCCTCTTAGTGCAGATTCATGGATGGGACATTAGTTACCCCTGTCATTCTGCGTCTGGTTCCTTTTTCATGGCGCCTCATGGGTCGTTCACTTTCTCGTACCCATCCAACTCCACCCTCATCCTGGAGGTATGGCAGCTCTAATAACTCCTCACATGTCAATCTTTCAGCAGGGTCCATTATGAGACAGGactatccacacacacacacacacacacacacacacacacacacacacacaatctaatgtttgtttacatatattgcacaataaaaaatgacacacacatatatatatatatatatatatatatatatatatatatatatatatatatatatatatatatattaaaaatgttacctTCATGACAGTAATGGCATGAGGAGAGGCACCATAGAACCTCCTCTCAAGTGGCTCCTATAATAAAGCATATTTATTAGCTAAGCAGTGGAacaatttgtgtgtatgtgtgtgtgtgtgtgtgtgtgtgtgtgtgtgtgtgtgtgtgtgtgtgtgtgtgtgtgtgtgtgtgtgtgtgtacgtgtgtgtgtgtctgtgagagagagaaagagaaaaatcagTGAGTGTAATATTACCATGGTATCTGGTTCAGGGATGCTGACTCCACTGAAGAAAGCATTAGAGCGAAACACCTGCTGATGTCGAGGGATCAGGTCACCTGCAGAATCAATAGTttcaatatttgtttataaatgtttatgatgCTAATGTGACAGTGTTAGCATACTGTTTTTCACCTTCATCATGCttttactgtaattaaaatatttgtatgctTTCATGGGTTGCAATCTTTGACATAGATCTCAACACATGGGTCTGGTGATTTGGGAAAATCTGGCTTTAGAATAGTCACGTAGCAGTGCTAACAAAGTGGGTCATTGTTCCATAGGAAAGATTTCGGGgcgcttttattttttgtcatcaGGTTATGCAACCCAAACCACAGGAACTACAGACATTATTTACTATATGGAGGACCTATCATCCTAGCAACTTAAAGTAATAACAGAGCAATCACCTAGCAACATGGTATTTACTAACTGGGATCCACTTCACACATCATAGCAACCACCTAGCAACACCCTGGCAACAGCCTAGCAATCCAACTGGGTTAATATAGAAACGACAGTGACACTGTAGCACCCACCTGGAATATCATAGCACTTCTTGGTGTTTCATTACTTTCTTATAAAATTAGAGTAATTTGCATGTATTAAATCGATTATCTTTGGCAATCAATGATTAGTTATACAATTTGCAATACATGCATGACTGAACATATATTTAATGCACAATCAATAGATGCCTTCATGCTgagtaaatgtgaataaaagggtctaatgtctgtatttttcctttcctttcaccAGGTTAGTGTAACTATAGCAGTCAATTCAATGGGTCTCTTTAATTGATCCTTTATTGATCATATTTGACTCGTACCCAGTGTTTTGCGGATGAGGTAAAGCTGATCTACATCTGAGCATCCAGGCCACAGAGGACTCCCGAGAAGCAGTTCGGCAAAGACGCAGCCCAGCGCCCACACGTCCACTGGCGGGCCGTATTGTGTGTCTCCTACCAGAAGCTCCGGTGCTCGGTACCAGCGTGTGGCCACGTAGTCAGTGTAGTCGTCGCCCGGGCCagctatctcacacacacagaatagaCAACAGACTTTTACCGATGAACCCCATTTACAAAAATGAACATTACAACAGTATTTTAAAAGGCCctaataatttatcatttacagTCACGTGCATCATGCTAGGAACGATTACACCGGCACCCATTAGACCACACTAGTCTTGACACCCAGGCTACACTTTAACCTGTGGTAACGATACACTGAAACCTAACATGGTAAGTGAAGCTTTAGGCAGGGAGGCCCTGGATTTCTTGCCCCAGTCCAGTAGTTTtgcaagtttatttttttaggttcACTGTTCTAACAcaataattcatatttaattaataattatagtaataattattaacTACAATACAAATTAACTAGAATTGTTGCCAAAAAAATCCCTATAGACTAATAAAGATAGCTGatgaatgttttatatattctgAATAGACAAATAAAGTGAATAAGGGTATCAAATAATGTCTGTATTCAGAGTCAAGTGTACTTAGAAGTTACTACAGAAACTGTTACTCACATCTGAAACATACCTAAAGTTTTAAGTTTAAAAGTTCAAGTTTAGGCTTGAAGACCGTAACACTGAAAACGATTAGAAAATGTTCGATATGTGGGTAGTGGGTATTACTAACACTGTTTCTATCACAGAATCttcttatatttttaataaagattaCTTAGAAGCACCTAAATTTTCCCAGAAGTTCTAGCCTTATctcattgttttacattttctctttaagTTTTACCATTCTAACACAATCATTAATATTAGTTACCACATACCAATACAAATAGACTAGATTTGttgtcaacaacaacaaaaaaaaatacattttacaactaGGGCAGCTGTTACATTTCGCATACATTttgaataaactaataaaaagttTTAACATTACAAATAATGTCTGTATCCTTAGTCAAGTGTAGTGAGAGGTTAATACAGAAACTGAGCTTGGGCTTAAACCAGTAACACTGAAAACAAGGCCTAGGTCAATAAGTCTGAGCATGGTGTGTATGCTAAACACACAGGAAACACATACTGTAGGAATGAGTTAAAATTAGTGACCTACTCAGTATGCGGGCAAATCCAAAGTCGCACAGCTTAATGACACCAGTCTTGGTTAGGAGGATGTTTTCTGGCTTCACATCCCGATGGATGCACTGTTGGACATGGTTGTACACAGACAAACATAtgcacacactgtatattaGAGGATTTACATACATCATATAGTAACAGGAAAACCGTATTAGTGCATGCAGCTTCATGCTTGCATTACACCTGGCATTAAAATGAGCACATGCTAACAGGATTTCAGATTTATGTTTTCCTCATGTTGTTGAAACAAGACTGGGTTTAGTGCTGACCAATGAGAAAAGCATCCACAGtaacacagttttttttctgtatgagCAGTAAGACAACTGGCAAAATAAGTACCATTGGCTTGCATTTTTTGCCGTAagataaataattgtttacaaaagaaataagaaacacatttttaaacataattttctGATATAACACATTCCACATGTCAGTATCTATGTACaagttttatcattttaaaggaCACTGATGTTAGATTATGCCTATGCTTTGCCGTGCTCCACTAACTACCATTAATGAATGAACacagtttttttaattctagatttaattattttatttgacaagGGACAACTAagtaattaaaaacacattggaaataaatttttaaatgcCTAGTATATAGCTAATTTTATGTTCGGGGTACCATTTAGCCATTGCCACTTCAAAATGACTCTTAATTTTCGTATTATTTATCAACATTAAATCTAAGTAAAGTATTTGGCTAGTTTCTCagtaaataatgtaatttttgtCAGGGCTTCAATACTTAAGTATATTACGGCCTTAAAAGTAACAGCTGAGTTTGTAGCATGAATTAGCAAATGTTGTTAAACTAGAATTCATGCTAACAGCATGAGTGCATTAAGGCCATTACGATTACTTTAAAATGAACAATTGACTAAGTCATATGTTTCCACTTTCTCTTCCTGTTCAACATGTGACTTGTGACATTTTCCAAGCATTTCATAGAAGTGAATGTGTTACAATTGCTTTTAATTtactttacaaatatatttgtagATGAAATAGCAGCTAGACACAAATGGAATCGCCCCAGTAGCACAATTAGGAAGTGCTTTAAATTTGACAGTTATCTACTGGTAGCTTGGGTTTGCATTTAAAGCATTACAAAATTTAAGCAGTtagacacacaacacaatatatatatatatatatatatatatatatatatatatatatatatatatatatatatatatatatatatataagagagagagagagagagagagagagagagagagagagagagatttgcaTTGATTAATATTGGcaaatagtttttaatttatGAGTAAACATGCTGTAATCTGCCATCTACCCCTTATAGCATCATATAACTAAATTTGTCAGATTGCACAAAATAAAAGTACTTCTGGTAGTGCATGTATATAATATTCCTAATGTAGATGTAAGGTTTTAAAGAACAAATCAACACTGAGCCAGCTTTGCCTTAAAATCACAAGAGAAGGGCAGCTGCATTATATAAAGCACAAACTGTTTGACAGGCTGGGAGAGGCTACAGAACCACAAAAGTCTGCATACTGACATTGTGTTTGTGGCAGAAGTTGACAGCTTGGAGAGTTTGCCAGATGATGCTCTTCAGCTGGAACTCAGGAACCCTGAGGACATAGGAAATAAAAGCAGAGGTGTTGTTGTCGAAATATAGAGAACGCTTTAGAACCAAAAGAAAACTTGCAGAAATTGTGTAATCATGTGACCTTTGGCCAGCcagaatgattgaatgaataattattttaattatatatgtgTTATGTATTACTGTGTATTAGAGCTTCAAAAACGTAATTCTATAGATATATTTCGGGGATTATCTCACTACTTCACAAATGCCTTGTTTTAATGGCACCATTATCCCAAGAGAAACAATCACAGATATTTGACCATCAGAGCACAGGTATGCAGTAAAGtgcaaatctaaaatatttatctTATAGCAGTCATGTATGagtaagaaaaaagataaaaagcaaAATCACTGCACAGGCATGCACTGAAGGgctattttaaaatattcacCTTATAACAGTCATGCATGAGTAAGAAAATAGATTAGAAgcaatgatgtattttttttaataagtccAAGGTGAAAGGAAATGAACACTGTGGGGTTTACATTACTTTAATGTTAATGTCTATGAAAGCAGGTCAGAGATTATGGAgggtatttggtatttttgaTGAGGCTGGTTCCATAAATACTAGAGGGCAACCGATTCATCagttgattgctgaaactattggttatctgcaaaaatcaataaaaatagtttttccgggttgcgtttaTTGTatgagagcagcctctagaggcaaattaCTGAcgccatgtgctgtttattgGAAGTGTCTTTTTTAGTCATTTTGaatgttactgttttttttatttggagagttactttttgtttcagtctgaatgcatgtcttttatttacctcaatatttattaatataattaatatatttatatatttttttcttttagcacattttcatgattcagtactgttttaagtaatttttttgtaataaagttcagtactattttaaatGGAGTTTtgattcaatttttttatttgtgtgtttatttatttttatccagtATGCATTTTAAGAACTATCGTTTGTTTAATTGCTTATTGGCAAGTATGTTCCAACCTAGCTGTCAATATCTGTAAAATCCAttatcggtcaacctctaataaatacataaatatgataattttgaatttgatttagGTCCAGcgaatcaaaataaaaaattaataaaaactgtttttgtgtCATTGAGTTAGTATTTTATAGCTTTATCAACAGCACGatataaaagaaacacaaaatgggtgctattttacaaatattaatcaaaaacaaaaaatgctgcTTATATTTTCGCTAGAATTCAGTATAGCACACGTACAGCGAACCGTACTAGTGGCAAAACTTAATTTACAAATCACAGAATACTGTGAATACCTTCAAATTGTCAATGTAACTCCAAGTATTTAATTTAAAGCCTTTTCCTTCCTGACTTGTGGGTGTGATAGCTGACTCTGATGATATGATTAACACAATTTACAGTAATCGGAAAAAAATTactgtaaacagtataatatttcATCCTCTCCTGCACCATcttacaacaataaggacacaaaagacatatccttctcttcctctcacacctcttctctcaggaatacagtttgcttctgatcaccatcacctcaccctgcaacatcgtatatctgcaatagatggacattcggtgcaaccgaGATGAGGGTGGGttctctcttgagtctggttcctcttaaggtttcttccttatgccatctcgggcagtttttccttgccatagttgccaccggcttgttcatcaagGACAAACtaacacttataaagaacatattcattttttatcaccacattatctgtgtaaagctgctttgagacaatgttcattgttaaaagcgcaatacaaatgaaaattaattgaaattgaattgaatctttACACAGTTTTAACCAAAAATGACTTCCGATGCCACACCAGATGTTATTGTGCATAGAGTTTATTAAGATTTACAATTTGGACTATTCATTTGGACTAATAATTAATCCTTTGTCTTGAATTCTTCTTCTTAAGGAAAATCTGGTAACTCTGGAGGCATGAACTACACACAGGTTTAGGCAGTTGGCATAAACTGAATCCAGAAAATGTGTTATACGTGAATAGATTGCAACTTTCCCAGTAATGTCTGGGAATATTTGGGAATATACATATTTAGTCAACTCTGGGATTGTGATAAACTGCCCTATAgttatgaagaaaaaatgtgGAAGGAAAAGACATAAAACTCACCCTCTGGGGTGCTTGTCGAGTTCATTGAGGACGGTCTGTTCGCAAAACTCAAAGACCAAGTGAAGTCTTCTCTTCCTCCTGAACACCTCCAGAAGGTTGACCAGGTTTACATGCTTTAACTGCTGCAAGGGGATCCGTATAAACAGGATCTTCATGAGTTCAGGGACACTTTGATTAAAAAGCTACATTCTAatactgtttttaatgcatACAAGAATTGCCTATCGGCCTTAGACATCTGGGAGGAATTGAAGTGTCTTAAATTTAAAATTTGCCtgtttatataaagtttatatCAGAACTTTACTTCCTTTTGGGCTACAGGTTGCTACTTACATGTTACAATTGATAAAGTCATAACAGGAAGGTTTTGCAGGAGTATTAGCATCAGCAATGCAAAGctggaacaacaaaaaaagaaggaaaaagctGTTTTACCCTCAGCATTCTGATTTCCCTTAGTGCTATCTTCTTGATGACTGGATCATCTTCGGATTCCACAAACTTCTTGATGGCCACTATCTGACCCGTTTCCTTGTTTCTGCATTTAAACACCACTCCATAAGAGCCCTCACCAATCTTAGCCAGCTTCTCATACTTCTCCATGAAACAGCCAATAAGCTTC
The genomic region above belongs to Silurus meridionalis isolate SWU-2019-XX chromosome 20, ASM1480568v1, whole genome shotgun sequence and contains:
- the LOC124402797 gene encoding cyclin-dependent kinase-like 1 isoform X4, whose translation is MKLIGCFMEKYEKLAKIGEGSYGVVFKCRNKETGQIVAIKKFVESEDDPVIKKIALREIRMLRQLKHVNLVNLLEVFRRKRRLHLVFEFCEQTVLNELDKHPRGVPEFQLKSIIWQTLQAVNFCHKHNCIHRDVKPENILLTKTGVIKLCDFGFARILTGPGDDYTDYVATRWYRAPELLVGDTQYGPPVDVWALGCVFAELLLGSPLWPGCSDVDQLYLIRKTLGDLIPRHQQVFRSNAFFSGVSIPEPDTMEPLERRFYGASPHAITVMKSCLIMDPAERLTCEELLELPYLQDEGGVGWVRESERPMRRHEKGTRRRMTGAQYLPQLTSSTVSPAPELKNKHKPKYDHHLPNI
- the LOC124402797 gene encoding cyclin-dependent kinase-like 1 isoform X1, whose protein sequence is MGPIWDATQLQVTRVKLLKFWVAFSKLWVQVSYNFCIEYLKENNSYFLFFYFLIFNEEEKFRKNEDQHNGDLKLNVSVFMKLIGCFMEKYEKLAKIGEGSYGVVFKCRNKETGQIVAIKKFVESEDDPVIKKIALREIRMLRQLKHVNLVNLLEVFRRKRRLHLVFEFCEQTVLNELDKHPRGVPEFQLKSIIWQTLQAVNFCHKHNCIHRDVKPENILLTKTGVIKLCDFGFARILTGPGDDYTDYVATRWYRAPELLVGDTQYGPPVDVWALGCVFAELLLGSPLWPGCSDVDQLYLIRKTLGDLIPRHQQVFRSNAFFSGVSIPEPDTMEPLERRFYGASPHAITVMKSCLIMDPAERLTCEELLELPYLQDEGGVGWVRESERPMRRHEKGTRRRMTGAQYLPQLTSSTVSPAPELKNKHKPKYDHHLPNI
- the LOC124402797 gene encoding cyclin-dependent kinase-like 1 isoform X3 — translated: MGLIPIPFTFPLFVHFLVRIYVFMKLIGCFMEKYEKLAKIGEGSYGVVFKCRNKETGQIVAIKKFVESEDDPVIKKIALREIRMLRQLKHVNLVNLLEVFRRKRRLHLVFEFCEQTVLNELDKHPRGVPEFQLKSIIWQTLQAVNFCHKHNCIHRDVKPENILLTKTGVIKLCDFGFARILTGPGDDYTDYVATRWYRAPELLVGDTQYGPPVDVWALGCVFAELLLGSPLWPGCSDVDQLYLIRKTLGDLIPRHQQVFRSNAFFSGVSIPEPDTMEPLERRFYGASPHAITVMKSCLIMDPAERLTCEELLELPYLQDEGGVGWVRESERPMRRHEKGTRRRMTGAQYLPQLTSSTVSPAPELKNKHKPKYDHHLPNI
- the LOC124402797 gene encoding cyclin-dependent kinase-like 1 isoform X2, producing the protein MGPIWDATQLQVTRVKLLKFWVAFSKLWVQVSYNFCIEYLKENNSYFLFFYFLIFNEEEKFRKNEDQHNGDLKLNVSVFMKLIGCFMEKYEKLAKIGEGSYGVVFKCRNKETGQIVAIKKFVESEDDPVIKKIALREIRMLRLKHVNLVNLLEVFRRKRRLHLVFEFCEQTVLNELDKHPRGVPEFQLKSIIWQTLQAVNFCHKHNCIHRDVKPENILLTKTGVIKLCDFGFARILTGPGDDYTDYVATRWYRAPELLVGDTQYGPPVDVWALGCVFAELLLGSPLWPGCSDVDQLYLIRKTLGDLIPRHQQVFRSNAFFSGVSIPEPDTMEPLERRFYGASPHAITVMKSCLIMDPAERLTCEELLELPYLQDEGGVGWVRESERPMRRHEKGTRRRMTGAQYLPQLTSSTVSPAPELKNKHKPKYDHHLPNI